The genomic window TACCTCAGGATGAAAAGGGTTAAAAAGCGGGCCTAAAGCCCCTCAGAGCTTCTTTATCTCCTCTACCCTGCGGAACTCTCCCCGCTTTATAATCTCAACCGCGAAGGCTATGAGGCCGATTTTCTGGAGGTTCTCAGCTGTGAGCTCTTCCTTTGAGAGCTCTTCGAGCATCGAGGCCAGCTTTTGGAGGGCTTTTTCCTTGGCTTTTTCAGAGTAGTCGGTGAACTCCAATGCCTGGAGGATTGACAGAACCTCAACCTTTTCGGCAGTTAAATCTGGAGAGATTGTCTTTGCCTTATGAGACTCTTTGGCTGGTGGTTGGATCCCCTTTGGTTTTATGTATTTGTGCAGCACTTGCCGCAATTCTTCCAAATATTGTAGCGTTTTTTCGGGATCCTTCGCAAACCTTTCTATAAACTCTTTCAGATCGTCCACCTTTTTTCCACGTGCCAGCCAGATTGTTGCATAGTCTACGTTGTCTGGTCCCCACGCATCTACGAGTTTCGCCACAACTTGTGCAACTTCCCGCAGCTTTGCCAAATCGTCGTCAGTTATTTTTTTACCTATTAACTCGTCGACGTATTCGCTTTTTTTTAGCGTTTCTTCTATCAAGTACCAGTTTATTCCAAGTGGGTCTTCGCTGTTGTGGTTCCATGGTTGAATGTGACTAACAGTATCTTCTAGCTGTAATATAGTAAGAAGATCGTGCGGTGTTGTGCCGAGAATACTCGCTGCTGCTTCACAGAATATTTTTATCCAAAGAGATAGTTTTGTGGCTGACGCAAGATCATGTTTGACTATTGGTTCCGCAGCACCTTTAGAAACACCAAAAGATCTCTCGAGTTCTTCGTACTTTTCCAGTGCCTTTTCACCTTCAGGATGAACGTATTCTATTAGCTGCCGCCACATTTTAGCAGTTTTATCATTATTACTAAAGAAGCCCTTCAGGTACCCCCTTTCCATCATATCGTTACCCTTATGCTTTGTGGCGAATACTATCATCCCTCACGCCCCCTCTCTCAATACGCGCAACTCTCTAAAATGCTTTTCTGCCCGAGGAGGAGTCACTAACTGCTTCCTGATCCTCTCAAAATCCCCAAATCCCAAACCCTCACCTTACAGACTATACCGCAGGCGGAAACAACACCGCCAACCACTCAAATAAACTCCCCAACCAGGAACTTCCACAGCGGCACCATCTCTATCGTGGTTTTCCCCCTTTCTATCCTTCCCTCAGAATCCCACGTAATCAACAGGGCATTTTTAAAGCCGAACTCCCTCGATGCCTTTCTCAGCGCGTTCACCTCACGCTTTAGCGTCTCCTCATCGCCAACGTCGTAGCTAACCTGTATGAGGACTCCTTCATCGGGCAGGACGAAATCGACCTCCCAGTTATCTCCGAGGGCGTAGTTGACTTCCTTTCCACGCCTGAGGATCTCGATGAAAACCGTGTTCTCCAAAAGCCTCCCGATGTTCTCGCTGAACTTTACGCTCAGAAACGTCAGGAACGATGTGTCAACGAAGTATATCTTTCTAGGGTGCTGCATCCTGAGCTTTACCTTAGAGGAATAAACCTCAATTGGGAAGGCGAAGTAGCACTCCCCGAGGTACCTCAGGTAGTTGGCAAGCGTTGATTTGGATATCGAATATCCCATGCTCCTCATCGTTCTGGCGGTTTTGCTCAGGCTCACGTACTCGGAGTTAAGGAGAAGCCTGGTGAACGCCCTGAGCTCCTCAGGGTTTCTGATCGAATACCTCTCAACGACGTCGAGGGCTATTATCGTGTTGAAGTAGTCCCTGACGATCAGCCTCTTGATCCTCACGTCTTTGGTCAGAACAACCTCTGGAAAGCCTCCGTAGAGGACGTACTCCCTCAGCAGGTTAAGGAGCACTGGCTTTTTGGAGCTGAAGTCCAGTTTCTCCGGCATTTCAAAGCCCTTGAACCTGAGAAACTCGCGGAAGCTCAGGGGGAAAACTTCAAAAGTCAGCGCCCTGCCCCGGAGTGATGTCGGAATCTCCCTGCTGGATAGCTTTGAGGAAGAGCCGCTCAGGAAGAGCCTCACATCCCCCCTCGAATCGTGAATTCGCCTCACCCACAGGTCCCAGTTTGGAATGTTCTGTATCTCATCCAGAAATAGGTACAGCCGTCCCTTCCTCCCATAGAGCTCCTCTATCGTCGGGATGAGCTCGGTTAGGGTTTCAACCTTCTTCTCAAGCCTCTCGTCCTCGAAGTTGACGTAGAACACCTCTTCCCTCGGGACTTTTTTCGACAGTTCGTTGATGAGCTGGAACATCAGGTAGGTTTTGCCGACCCTCCGGCAGCCTGCGAAGGTTACGACCTTTCTAGGTTCATCAGGAATCAGGGAAAGGTCAAAGTCCCTCTTGACCAGCTCGGGCGTCCACGTTTCCTGCCACTCCACCAGAACCTTTGCTAAATCTTCCCTCATGGGAGTTAATACTTTGGCATCTTTTATAAACCTTGTCCAGTATATCGAACAGTTATTTATAAAGAGGTGTTTTGTGAACTTGCCCAGCTTTTCCAGCACCAAAAGCCCGATACCAAAGAAACCGAGTCGATGTTTTTAATAAGAGAACCAGGAGTTTTCGACAAGGCAGGGGTAAAAAAGGCAGAGGGACATAGAGCCGAGCGGTCCCGAAAGGCCCGTCCGTTAAAAGCCTCGTGAAGGCTTTCTCCGCTTTTTCGAATTTTCCCTGAGGTTGTGGGGGGGCAAGCTTCATCACCGCAGTTGGGGGCACTTCAGAGCCTTGAACGCGGAGAGGATTTCAACTGCCTTTTCATCGGCGCCTTCTTCAACAACATCTTTCGCCCACCTGCCCCATAAGAGATATTGCTCACTCCTGCCTAAAACATCCCTCGAAGTCCTTCAAGTCCCACACCAGCCAGCCATCTTCCCTAAGCCCTACCTTTCCCTCAACCCTCTTTGCCACAATTCCGTAGCCCTTTTCCCAGCTCTCCAGCCCCACAAGCTCGCTCTTCCTCTCCAAATCCTTAAGAACTCCCCTCGCCTCCTTTTCGCTCAGCTCTTTCCACTTCACCTCGACGAAAAGAGCCTTCTTCTTCCTCTCGTTCAACGCCACGAGATCAATCTCCTCATTCTTATGCCACCAGCGGCCGATCTTTGTAAACGCAAATGGCAGCTTCCTAGCCCTATTTAGCTCGATTAAAAACTGCCCCACAACCTCTTCAAACACCCTGCCCACGTAGGCGTTGAAGTCGTCCCAGTCCATCCTGAAGGTCCCGATCTCTATCTTCCCCCTGTTGGGCTTTACGAAGCGGAACCAGAAAGCGAAGAAGTTGTCGTTAATGAAATAGCGTGCCTTCTTGCTCTTCTCGGATTCCGTAACGGGAACCTCGCGCCTCACGAGCTCGAGGGAGATAAGCGTTCTCAGGTATTTCGGCATGTCCTTGGATTCTATACCCGCGTAATGAGCGATCTCGCTGACTCTGTGCCTCCCGTTGGCGAGGGCCTCGAGGATCAGGTAGTAGCGGTGGACGTCGCCGAGTTCCTCCCGCAGGATGAACTCGGGCTCCTCGTAGAGTACGGAGGTGGGGGAGAACGCCACCCTCAGGAGTTCCTCCTCGAAGTTCCTCCCCTCAAAGAGTTTGAAGTACATGGGCACGCCGCCCGT from Thermococcus sp. includes these protein-coding regions:
- a CDS encoding ATP-binding protein, with the protein product MFVNRKDELALLESLHSSDKKEILILYGRRRVGKTELVKRFINGKSAIYFLADRAGLESNARRFYGEASEVLGLPRLEVRDFREAFELIKLRTRGRLVVVIDEFSYLLLSDRNTPAVFQHVIDEILDDRFFLILSGSIIGLMEGLMEYGNPLYGRRTAQLKLKPLNFFHVREYFENAPIETVVRIYSVTGGVPMYFKLFEGRNFEEELLRVAFSPTSVLYEEPEFILREELGDVHRYYLILEALANGRHRVSEIAHYAGIESKDMPKYLRTLISLELVRREVPVTESEKSKKARYFINDNFFAFWFRFVKPNRGKIEIGTFRMDWDDFNAYVGRVFEEVVGQFLIELNRARKLPFAFTKIGRWWHKNEEIDLVALNERKKKALFVEVKWKELSEKEARGVLKDLERKSELVGLESWEKGYGIVAKRVEGKVGLREDGWLVWDLKDFEGCFRQE
- a CDS encoding ATP-binding protein, encoding MREDLAKVLVEWQETWTPELVKRDFDLSLIPDEPRKVVTFAGCRRVGKTYLMFQLINELSKKVPREEVFYVNFEDERLEKKVETLTELIPTIEELYGRKGRLYLFLDEIQNIPNWDLWVRRIHDSRGDVRLFLSGSSSKLSSREIPTSLRGRALTFEVFPLSFREFLRFKGFEMPEKLDFSSKKPVLLNLLREYVLYGGFPEVVLTKDVRIKRLIVRDYFNTIIALDVVERYSIRNPEELRAFTRLLLNSEYVSLSKTARTMRSMGYSISKSTLANYLRYLGECYFAFPIEVYSSKVKLRMQHPRKIYFVDTSFLTFLSVKFSENIGRLLENTVFIEILRRGKEVNYALGDNWEVDFVLPDEGVLIQVSYDVGDEETLKREVNALRKASREFGFKNALLITWDSEGRIERGKTTIEMVPLWKFLVGEFI